A genomic region of Metopolophium dirhodum isolate CAU chromosome 1, ASM1992520v1, whole genome shotgun sequence contains the following coding sequences:
- the LOC132938099 gene encoding uncharacterized protein LOC132938099, with the protein MRYVYVAHGLERKQIRETYKTGQSQNHSFTISNKIIGMMGNRFESVESPYDCDGDFPSTSAVINKSYTPVYTDDQCVEIFDECTPVEYSYLGPNDMEVNALEPISLKFDDVVEDQHVAYGKNCY; encoded by the exons ATGCGTTATGTCTATGTAGCGCATGGAttagagagaaaacaaata AGAGAAACTTACAAAACTGGTCAATCTCAAAATCATTCTTTTACTATAAGCAACAAAATAATTGGAATGATGGGTAACCGATTTGAATCAGTAGAATCACCTTATGATTGTGATGGCGATTTTCCTAGTACATCTgcagttataaataaaagttatactcCAGTTTATACTGATGATCAATGTGTTGAAATTTTTGATGAATGTACTCCAGTAGAAT attcttatTTGGGCCCTAATGATATGGAAGTAAATGCTTTAGAACCAATATCTCTTAAATTTGATGATGTGGTAGAAGATCAACACGTAGCATAtggtaaaaattgttattaa
- the LOC132934932 gene encoding ATP-dependent RNA helicase DDX19A-like, with protein sequence MESIIKNFNNAKLDNENSNDLTAETQSHISNEEDKEFPASEKSLLQKIVRTGLITSKHDIEVQRRDPKSPLYSIKSFELLNLHPNLLKGVYEMGYNAPSKIQETALPLLLVNPPQNLIAQSQSGTGKTAAFVLAMLSRVDPEFQYPQVVCLSPTYELTIQTGEVIAKMSIYCPNIKLRYAVRGENVEKGSKIEEHIIVGTPGKVLDWATKFKFFNPKNIKVFVLDEADIMVDTQGHQDQSFRIRKLLPETCQMMFFSATYTEDVMRFANAIAPMSVILRLKREEETLDNIRQYYVNCNNKEDKYNALVNIYGGVTIGQAMIFCQTKKMALWLINQMAEQGHAVALLSGELTIEQRISVLDRFRKGKEKVLVTTNVLSRGIDIEQVTIVINFDLPVTVTCGPDYGTYLHRIGRTGRFGKKGIVINLVSGSSDHFVLKQIEEYFCKPIECLNTDNADDMEKLGVED encoded by the exons atGGAATCAATCATTAAAAAC TTTAATAATGCAAAGTTGGATAACGAAAACTCAAATGATCTAACTGCAGAAACTCAAAGCCACATTTCTAATGAAGAAGACAAAGAATTTCCAGCGTCTGAAAAATCATTATTGCAGAAAATTGTACGCACGGGTCTTATAACATCTAAACATGACATTGAGGTGCAAAGACGGGACCCAAAATCACCATTATATTCAATCAAGTCATTTGAGTTACTTAATCT tcaTCCAAATTTGCTTAAAGGAGTTTATGAAATGGGTTATAATGCACCATCAAAGATACAAGAAACTGCATTGCCTTTACTCTTGGTCAATCC acCTCAAAATTTGATTGCACAGTCACAGTCAGGTACTGGAAAAACAGCAGCATTTGTTTTGGCAATGTTAAGTAGAGTTGATCCGGAATTTCAGTATCCACAG GTAGTTTGTTTATCTCCCACGTATGAATTGACTATTCAAACGGGGGAAGTTATAGCAAAAATGTCTATCTACTGTCCCAACATTAAGCTAAGGTATGCTGTTCGTGGTGAAAATG ttgAAAAAGGTTCTAAAATAGAGGAACATATAATTGTTGGTACACCTGGAAAAGTTTTGGATTGGGCAactaagttcaaattttttaacccaaaaaatattaaagtatttgtGTTAGACGAAGCTGATATTATGGTTGACACCCAAGGTCATCAAGATCAAAGTTTCCGCATTAGAAA GTTACTACCAGAAACATGTCAAATGATGTTTTTTTCGGCAACATATACAGAAGATGTTATGAGGTTCGCCAATGCTATTGCACCTATGTCTGTCATCCTAAGATTAAAACGCGAAGAAGAAACATTAGATAATATCAGACAATACTATGTTAATTGCAACAATAAAGAAGATAAATACAATgcattagttaatatttatggAGGAGTAACTATTGGACAAGCTATGATCTTTTGTCAG acaaaaaaaatgGCTTTATGGTTAATTAATCAAATGGCAGAACAAGGACATGCTGTAGCTTTATTATCTGGTGAACTCACGATCGAACAAAGAATATCTGTTTTGGACCGTTTCCGCAAAGGAAAAGAAAAAGTTCTGGTTACTACAAACGTATTGTCTAGAG gtATTGATATTGAGCAGGTcacaattgttattaattttgatttgccCGTGACAGTCACTTGCGGTCCTGATTATGGTACATATTTACACAGAATAGGACGTACTGGTCGTTTTGGTAAAAAAGGTATTGTTATTAACCTTGTAAGTGGTAGTTCGGATCACTTTGTATTGAAACAAATTGaagaatatttttgtaaaccTATTGAATGTTTGAATACCGACAATGCAGATGACATGGAAAAATTGGGAGTCGAAGAttga